Genomic DNA from Macadamia integrifolia cultivar HAES 741 chromosome 6, SCU_Mint_v3, whole genome shotgun sequence:
TCTCTCTTGTCTTATGCTCAAGTGTTGTATGTGGCAGAAAAATTAGCACTGAAAATGTTCCATGTTTCATGTCTTAATCATTTTCTAAAATTCCAATGCCCAAGGTTTCCTATTGTTTCTATTATCTATGAAAATCTGTAACATCTCCATTATTTCCATGTCATATCTCCctgttcatttttttgggctggGGTGGGTTGGGGAGGTGGAAATCAATACTGAAACCAATAACCAAAATTGATTAGACATTTGAACATAATCTTGCAGAAACCCTAATTTACCTGTCCGGCAATATAATCATTCAGTATTATAGGAAGGCCCCGTATCATAGCTTCTGCAATGGTCCCTGGTCCTGCCTGCCAATAGCAGCTCATCAATTGCTACTAGAACATCATAATGCAAACCAGAAAAAAAGGAACAACCAACTTCACAATAAAGTTACCTTCGTAATAATGCAATCACAAGCACCCATGCATTCTTCCATTTTAGTGACAAATCCCTTCACCTGAAAATTTAGAGCTCCAGTGCTTAAGTGGGGAAAGTTATTGCATAGGGAATAAGGAatacaggaaaagaaaaaagaaattctagTGAAAAACTAGAACTAAGATTCATCATCCACAATGTTCCTTGTTTCCTTAAGATGCATGTAAACCATCTAGACCACTCAAAATTTGTATCCTAATCCTTCGAGGAAATTACAAAATTCTAACATATACCTACAAGGTCATGAAGATTTTCAACTACATCAAAGCTAAGCAAATAGAATTTACGGTAACCCTAACAAGAATATCATAGTTTAAGCTAATTGTCATGCCCTTGTCCCCAAACAGTTTTTTCATAAAAGCAAATATCACCAATAAAAGAAAACGACCTCATAATTGCAAAGAAGGGCAACAACTCTTGATTTATTCAGTCAACCTGCCTGAAGGCTCTGAACCTTCCCACTCCTTTCCAGGTTCAGGATGACTAATCCTAAGCTGGAACGAGCACTTCTAGCCCACCTTCAACCAGCAgtataaaggggaaaaaacacCAATTAAACAACCTTTTGTCCAGGTCCAGTCAACCACAGTTGTTATGGCTCCAAGACGAGGCCAAGGTGCCATGACGACTAAGTGCCAAGGCAGTCAAGGCCAGAGCCCTAATCCAGGTAGTGTCCATATACAAAGATACGTTACCTTCATCCTATAGGTCTGGCCGCTTTGATACATAAGGGGCAATTGATTGCCTTTGACATCGAAGGCCAGCCTTGTCGCCTAGGCGGCACCTTGAAAACTATGCAATCGACTAAAATGAGTCATGTTTAAAGTCTGGTTGGTTCAAGCTTCCCATTTTCTATGTTAAGCTGAGTATACTTGATCAGGAGATTCAGGAGTCAGGACAACGATCATCTTTTTTtgcaatttcaaattcattttgTCTCTGTTTCTCATAGAATGTGGGAGTTGAGTTTGAAAATGGAAAGAATGTAATAGAGGTTGCAAATGGAATGTAAGCTCAGAGTGATACCTGAACAGGAATCTTCCAGTCGATTGAAAGCAATCTGTTGGCAAGTTTTTTATTGCGGCCACAAATCACAAGAACCTGACCTATTGGCTCACCAATAGTCTCATCATACAATGAATTCCCAAGTGCCCGAGCTGTAGCCTCAATGGGACCCATGCCTTCGCCTCCTCCCATCAGTAACACAGCAGGAAGATCCTGATCCATTCCTAACTCTCTTCTTAATTCAACCTAGTTATGGAAGAGGAAATTGATACGCGACGGAAAATAATTTAATCATACACAACATAATAATTAAACACTGAGTAATAAAGCAGTAACACAAGGAAAGTgtcaaagaaaaacaataacagTAAATGCAGATATACATGAGGCAAGAAACGACATTCAGTGAATCCCATCCCAGGAGGTCTACAAAGTCAAAATCAACCCAGTCAAATAATCTTAATTGTCTTATATATGACATACTGGCATTATATCTTCAGTAAAAATCTCCTCTGCTAATAAAGAATGGGACCAATCAGCTGGGAAGATTTTGGTTGACTTGTCCAGGACAACCCCTCAGAGGAGCAACAAAGGAGGATCATGGTTTATATGATTATATCCATTGTCATTCCCCTACTTTATTCTTCGTTTGACGCACATCCAATATTTAACTTCAGTTCCCCCATCAAACATTGTTGGTGCCAAATGAAACCCCATAAGGCAGGTAAGAAGAGAATATGAAGGGactcaaaaagaaagaaagccaACCTTAGGTCGAACAGGCTTCACAAATGAAGGCCGCACTGGAAGGCCATAAACTTTAATTTGGGAAGGCTGAAGTCCAGCTTTTAATGCCCTTTTTGCCACCTCCGTTGTTGGGCAATAGCATCTAGTTACAAGCTTATGAAACCTGAAGATAACAGCAGCAAGAAGAAAATTTATCAAAATTACAAAGAATACAAAGGTAATAAAGGAAGAGGTGAAGAGCAGCAGCAGAAGGAGATCATACCATGTGGGATGGCAAGTGCTTAAATCAGTTACAACTGTGGTAAACACAATCTTCTCCAAAAGACCCTTTGCCCTCAGTATACGCAGTGGAACATGTTGCATAAGAGGATGTACACTGATTATAATATCAGGCTGGTATTTCATCAGCCCCTTAGCGACCTCCCTGATAAATATACAAACATAGAGAAACACTGAAAGGGTTATGGAGCTTCAGACAATTAATTACTAGacatagaaagagagagaatgaacaCTTGTGGAGATCGCCCATTTCTGGAAGCCTGATGTACAATTTCCAACAGAGGTAACTACAGTCATACTATCACAAATAGCCTACTTGTCTGATATTTATCTGCATTTCAAGTTCTATGTAAATGTTGTTTCATATAACCAATGGATATTTCACCTTGGGAACTTATGGAAAAttcagggatttttttttgaaaagataaaaacaatGGAATTGCAAAATTAGGGAAATATAgagaaattaaagagaaaaaaaaatgaaaactttcAGCAGAATTTGCCAAAAATAAGCTAACTCAGAATACAAGTAGAGAAATTAAGggtcatacattttttttttattttttaaaattatatagCATAAATGTTTTTGACAAGGTATAATTCAAAGTGACCCAACATAAGattttgaaggaaaagaataggcatgtaaaatttataaaagaaatcatTTCAACATGTCAAACCCAAAAACAACACTTGAATCATGTTATCATTTTATCGAAACCACAGCATTCAGAGTTTCCTAGAAGACATCACCTTTATCATGAATGAAGTCCACCATACCTCGCTCTAAATATCCACAACACTCAGGCCAAGTCTACATACTGTGGAACATGGCCATGTATTTTTCTCTCTACTTCTTCTCCCTATAACAATCCATAGCGTAACCATTCTTTCATGCTTTGAGATTTTAAAGGACATTAGCAATGGGAAATCTAATTTTCCTTAGATTATCACTAATGCAAGCCAAATATGCGAAAGTTTTACTGAGAAAAAATGATCAAGTGAAGCAGAATATCGCCTacatatattttaaatttctaaAGCTGTTGCAAATTAGTGATCTTCACAAAAAAGTATCGCACCAGTCTCTACACAGGAACATAGTCATGGTTCATTCCGTATCAACATTGTGTGAGCACATTTTTGCATGAGAAAGTGAAAAGACAAAATTCAACTGGTCTAATATTATCCATTAGACAGCTTTTGTTTGGACTCTATAGACTACAGCTCAAACAAgagttcttcaatttttctCATAACAAGGATTTGACGCATTAGAATTTTAAGGGAGTATAAAAAGCATTGTATATTTGTCTATCTCAATGATCTTCTGTTGTATTAAATGAATTTAGAAGAAAGTTTCAAAGTACCCCACTTTTATCTTCCTTGTTTTTGTCTCCCACAAGTTTTGAACTCAAGACCTCCCTGATGTTGCTTCTAGTAAAGCAAAGTAGTGGGAAATGTTTAGTTCCACATAGCTTATGGAAGAGAATAGAGTGAGGTTCATATAGCATAATGGGAACCACAAGGGTACGGTTCCATAAAAGAAAGGCTCACTATGCTCTCTTGCCTCTGGAGGGGTCCAGGCTTTattctcacacacacacacatgcgcCAAGCCTAACTGTGGCGGGTCGGGGTGTGGCGAGGCAAATCCTTGTATGTGTGGTTTTTTTTGTGGGGACTAGACTTTTATCCGGATTTCTTTTTGCCGATGCTAGAAAAACGTCAGTCAAAACATGTTTTACATTGAGGTTTGTCAGGAACTTTCGAACATGCTTTCAACCCTATTCAACACGTAATGAAATCTTACTGACATTGCATCCGACACATAGCCGACATTGGCGATGTTTCGTTGGGTGTCATCCAAAATGCATTGGACGTTGGcaactgcttttttttttcttctctacaAGAAATACATATTTTTGGACCTCTTGACTGTGGTTTCCATTGGATACCTCTCCTCTATAAATATTCTAAGTGTTCTAAccctctctctttgtttttcctCTTGCTTCACTGTTTTGGGAGTTTTCTGAGTTTCATTCCTCTCTTGATTGAACGCAACCAAAGTGTGCCCCGGCATGGCCCAATAAGTGAGTGCAAGAACCAAAGGGGCTGTTTCATCTTGGAGCTCGATTCGCAAGAACCTGCGAATTTTCTCATAAGCTATGCAGATGATCACTTTCTATCTTTCTATGTAGATCGCGTATACAGGGGATGCTGTACATGATCCTTTGATCAAGATTCCATTACCGATacaatttttgcttttttttttcttctggcaATGCCGTTTGTTTGACAGGCTAactaagaaaagataaagaatagGCTTAGAGGTAAGGGCTTACTTAAGAGTATACCAATCTATGATAGGAATAGCTCGTAATGCTCCATCTCTTCCGCCTTAGCTTTTTCTCATGACTTACGCTCCTTGCATACCTTGATCCACTAGTGTTTTTGTCCGAATAGCATTTAGCATTTCCAACGGACTCGGCCCCACCAAGTCTTGTGATTTTCGTTCATGTATCAAAGCTCTCCTACTGTACGTGGTTGCTTCATTTCATTTGATTAAGCCATTGAGATAACTTCTATATTCTCAATTTATCGGTATTATTTCCAACAATTCTTAAGATAACAAACTTGAGATTATAGAAGTAATTTAAGGCTAGGTATGGAACATCCCTAACCCCAGTTAGGATCACAATAAAACACCAAAATATAATGAAGATTCAATGGATGGATTTACAATAGGGATTAATTGTTCAATATCCAACAAATAAATTCCAGATTCAGGTAATTGATTGTAACGCCAGATCAAACCCTTTGTCGAAGGCTCATCTAGGGCACTGCTTTATTGCCCCCAAAATACCTTTCTAAACTAATGTAAACCCACCCCTCCCATCAAAATTAGTTATTGGTTCTACTCAGAAAGCCCCTAAAACAGGGGCCTGTAGGACGATAGATCTGacttaattaataaataaattcagaCAAACCAGGGACTTGGTCTGATCTTTAACTTATCGGTTGATCCTGTCCAAGATagaaggaaataaagaaaaggtaAACATTTATCTCAACACAGAGAAGATTGACCCAAACAGTATATGTTATGAGAAGCCCAcgaaaataggaagttttacTTCACTTGATCTCTTCCCACGGTCAGCTTTGGCAGAAAATTACAGCTCAGCAATAAAATCCCAACGAGGAAGGGTTCAAGAAGTTTGTCTTCCTTCGTACTCTATAGTGTGGATTATCAGACCTAGCGTATATTCGACTCCAAAAGACATATACAACAATGTGTTCTACTTATTATAATGTGCTCAACAATTTCAGCATTTTATGTTACCATTATTTTGAATCTTGTGGAGGGAATAGTTGTATATTTTAAAGGTTCTAAAATGAATTTAATATTCAAAACACCTCCAGTTTTATATAGTTTTCAATCTCCACAAAGTGTATGCATAGATTCTGACTCTCAGACGCTGTCCAAGTCAACCGGCCTGAGTGGGCAGCTGACGAGTGCTGGACAATGTTTCCCGAGAGCAGCATTTCCCAGTCAATAGATTGTTGGGAGGAGCCGTTCAACCACTAGGAGATTGACCAGCAATGGccaagcattaaaaaaaaataataataatgcgcCAGTCACCTCCTTTGGGGTGTCCTTTGGACACATCCCCACTACATATAGAGGGTGAAAATGGTTGTTGAAGGCAATCtaggaattctctctctctcttgattcaTCCCGATTGTTgttttttccaagttttgatTGTGTTGTTAGAAATTGGTAAGCACTAATTATGAAGTCCCAACATGGCCCAATAGCTAAGTGCAACAACTACTGGTAGGGCCTTCTTGGGCTGTTGTATCTTAGAGGTCGATTTTCTAGAATCCATTTGCACCAACAAGGGGCATCTACAATCTTAAAGAGAGTGATCGGTGGCATGCCTCAGCTCACTCACTTGTTTCATTGTGTAGTAATGTGATTTTGGGTGGCATGTAGAAGAACTCATCAACAATATGTAGTTAATTGGAGTTCTCAATTGAAGAGGTATAACATAAGTGTTATATCCCAATTCCTTTTTGGTATATTTTACTGCATATACTTTGACAATCACAATATCTTCTTGTTAAGTTTTAGGTGTAAGAGGTATTTTGGTCCTATCAGTTTCTATTGTGTATTAAGGCTGATTAGCACAGGTTACAGGGGTAGTTTTTTAACTGTCTTATTTCTggaatcatatatatatatatatatatatatacaccacCACCGTGGTTTTTGTCTTCCACAAAATTTTCTCCTTGCCAAAGATCTAGACCAAACCATCATCCTAAGACAACCATTCCTTGGAAT
This window encodes:
- the LOC122082450 gene encoding monogalactosyldiacylglycerol synthase, chloroplastic-like isoform X1; protein product: MRTSGLTQEPVHLFDVLSKWESFFGSKSFCNLGFNGQSSIYSNLRFDGFETLVGEKREKPKVVASLGLSRSTSRIQRIWRSFNRVVRLHCERIPIGFASVGGVSSGENGLGEHGCAVLDEENLNLNGVEAEKSKKVLILMSDTGGGHRASAEAIKATFNEEFGDEYQVFVTDLWSDHTPWPFNQLPRSYNFLVKHGPLWKLTYYGSAPRVVHQSNFAATSTFIAREVAKGLMKYQPDIIISVHPLMQHVPLRILRAKGLLEKIVFTTVVTDLSTCHPTWYDLLLLLLFTSSFITFVFFVILINFLLAAVIFRFHKLVTRCYCPTTEVAKRALKAGLQPSQIKVYGLPVRPSFVKPVRPKVELRRELGMDQDLPAVLLMGGGEGMGPIEATARALGNSLYDETIGEPIGQVLVICGRNKKLANRLLSIDWKIPVQVKGFVTKMEECMGACDCIITKAGPGTIAEAMIRGLPIILNDYIAGQVN
- the LOC122082450 gene encoding monogalactosyldiacylglycerol synthase, chloroplastic-like isoform X2, with amino-acid sequence MRTSGLTQEPVHLFDVLSKWESFFGSKSFCNLGFNGQSSIYSNLRFDGFETLVGEKREKPKVVASLGLSRSTSRIQRIWRSFNRVVRLHCERIPIGFASVGGVSSGENGLGEHGCAVLDEENLNLNGVEAEKSKKVLILMSDTGGGHRASAEAIKATFNEEFGDEYQVFVTDLWSDHTPWPFNQLPRSYNFLVKHGPLWKLTYYGSAPRVVHQSNFAATSTFIAREVAKGLMKYQPDIIISVHPLMQHVPLRILRAKGLLEKIVFTTVVTDLSTCHPTWFHKLVTRCYCPTTEVAKRALKAGLQPSQIKVYGLPVRPSFVKPVRPKVELRRELGMDQDLPAVLLMGGGEGMGPIEATARALGNSLYDETIGEPIGQVLVICGRNKKLANRLLSIDWKIPVQVKGFVTKMEECMGACDCIITKAGPGTIAEAMIRGLPIILNDYIAGQVN